From Myxococcales bacterium, a single genomic window includes:
- a CDS encoding 4Fe-4S dicluster domain-containing protein: protein MTKKLPIYREPSPCSAGDGAAPSAERDEHGDEASRRGFLQLAASAAVLLAGAPGCKTDSPEFEELFQKHYKELTAEDKKKIFARLETRTRALTGVKVNISDPQPLEGVHFAYALNLSHCNGNRRCVEACARENNLPNDPQMRYIRVIELDNGSQHLEKGTAYYDPERVPQPGKFYLPVQCHQCDNAPCVRACPTKATWKEPDGIVVVDYDWCIGCRYCQAACPYHARRFNWVEPSIEPDRVNPNQGYLSNRIRPVGVVEKCTFCLHRTRNGRYPACYEACPTGARKFGNLSDPESEVRKIVENERVWILKEELGTEPRFFYFYG, encoded by the coding sequence ATGACGAAGAAGCTGCCCATTTATCGCGAGCCGAGTCCCTGTTCCGCCGGGGACGGTGCCGCGCCGTCGGCGGAGCGCGACGAACACGGTGACGAGGCGTCGCGTCGCGGTTTTCTGCAGCTCGCGGCCAGCGCCGCGGTGCTCTTGGCCGGTGCGCCAGGCTGCAAGACGGACTCCCCGGAGTTCGAGGAGCTGTTCCAGAAGCACTACAAGGAGCTGACCGCCGAGGACAAGAAGAAGATCTTCGCGCGCCTCGAGACTCGCACACGGGCGCTGACCGGCGTGAAGGTGAACATCTCGGATCCCCAGCCGCTCGAGGGAGTCCACTTCGCGTACGCGTTGAACCTGAGCCATTGCAACGGGAACCGTCGCTGTGTCGAGGCATGCGCGCGCGAGAACAATCTGCCGAACGATCCGCAAATGCGGTACATCCGGGTGATCGAGCTGGACAACGGCTCGCAGCACCTGGAGAAGGGGACCGCTTACTACGATCCCGAACGGGTGCCGCAGCCGGGCAAGTTCTATCTGCCGGTCCAGTGTCACCAATGCGACAACGCTCCGTGCGTGCGTGCGTGCCCTACGAAGGCCACGTGGAAGGAGCCCGACGGGATCGTCGTCGTGGACTACGACTGGTGCATCGGCTGCCGCTATTGCCAGGCGGCGTGCCCGTATCACGCGCGGCGATTCAACTGGGTGGAGCCGTCGATCGAACCGGACCGCGTGAATCCGAATCAGGGCTACCTGTCCAATCGCATTCGTCCGGTCGGCGTCGTCGAAAAGTGCACGTTCTGCCTGCACCGAACGCGCAATGGGCGCTACCCGGCCTGTTACGAGGCGTGCCCGACCGGAGCGCGCAAGTTCGGAAATTTGTCCGATCCCGAGAGCGAGGTCCGCAAAATCGTCGAGAACGAACGCGTCTGGATCCTCAAAGAAGAGCTGGGGACCGAACCGAGGTTTTTCTACTTCTACGGGTGA
- the nrfD gene encoding polysulfide reductase NrfD → MRMLRCAVVGGRAYYVWMGTLLLFIVMAGLEVSHTLHSGLIVTNMSDDVSWGIGIANFVYFVGVAAGAAVLVVPAYLYHREDIKELVLLGELLAVVAVSMCLLFIMTDVGRPDRLWHLTPGIGYLNLPSSLLAWDVVVFTGYLLMNLHIPGYLLYSRYRGKKPTALMYVPFVFLSMIWAVSIHTVTAFLLSGLGSRPFWNTPILAPRFLISAAASAPALLIILFTTVKRFTKLDVKESVFDYFLYVLRIAMPINLFLVGCEVFQEFYTGSLHSASAYYLYFGLHGHAMLPAFIWTALTFNVTATVIFLVPKLRKIPKLMYLGCGLTVVGIWTEKGMGLIFPGFVPNPLGEIVEYAPNAGEIILNIGILALGAFIYTAMAKVTIAIQSGELRQGGSNAEPSTPEAHAVGSGAE, encoded by the coding sequence ATGCGGATGCTCCGCTGCGCGGTGGTCGGCGGTCGCGCCTACTACGTCTGGATGGGGACCCTCTTGCTCTTCATCGTGATGGCTGGCCTCGAGGTGTCCCACACCCTGCACTCCGGGCTGATCGTCACCAACATGTCCGATGACGTCAGCTGGGGCATTGGCATCGCAAACTTCGTGTACTTCGTCGGTGTCGCCGCAGGCGCCGCCGTGCTGGTCGTACCGGCGTACCTCTATCACCGGGAGGACATCAAAGAGCTCGTGCTCCTCGGCGAACTCCTAGCCGTGGTCGCTGTGTCGATGTGTCTGCTGTTCATCATGACGGACGTCGGCCGCCCGGACCGGTTGTGGCACCTGACGCCCGGCATCGGCTACCTGAACCTACCGAGCTCACTTCTTGCTTGGGACGTCGTGGTGTTCACCGGCTACTTGCTGATGAACCTGCACATCCCTGGGTACCTGCTCTACAGCCGCTACCGCGGGAAAAAGCCGACCGCCTTGATGTACGTGCCGTTCGTGTTCCTGTCCATGATCTGGGCGGTCAGCATCCACACGGTGACCGCTTTCCTGCTCTCAGGTCTGGGTAGCCGCCCGTTCTGGAACACGCCAATTTTGGCACCGAGGTTCCTGATCAGCGCCGCAGCGTCCGCGCCTGCCTTGCTGATCATCCTCTTCACCACGGTCAAGCGCTTCACCAAGCTGGACGTGAAGGAGAGTGTCTTCGACTACTTCCTCTACGTTCTGCGCATCGCCATGCCGATCAATCTGTTCCTGGTTGGCTGCGAGGTCTTCCAAGAGTTCTACACCGGGTCGTTGCACTCGGCGTCAGCGTACTATTTGTACTTCGGCCTCCACGGGCACGCGATGCTGCCGGCCTTCATCTGGACGGCGCTGACGTTCAACGTGACGGCGACGGTCATCTTCTTGGTGCCCAAGCTGCGCAAGATCCCGAAGCTCATGTACCTGGGCTGCGGTTTGACCGTCGTTGGCATCTGGACCGAGAAAGGCATGGGGCTGATCTTCCCTGGGTTCGTGCCCAATCCGCTGGGAGAAATCGTGGAGTACGCGCCCAACGCCGGAGAGATCATCCTGAACATCGGCATTCTCGCGCTGGGTGCGTTCATCTACACGGCGATGGCCAAGGTGACGATCGCAATTCAATCCGGTGAGCTGCGACAGGGGGGCTCGAACGCCGAACCGAGCACCCCGGAGGCGCACGCCGTGGGCAGCGGGGCCGAATGA
- a CDS encoding serine/threonine protein kinase — MFIAPDDDLLRGLEGATVRARAQPEVEYRVERRVGSGSYSIAFFALRRSPDGESPVVLKFVRPSLMRAAGEMAILAVEKETVALGRLNERVPPTPFVVRLHASDAIDVEQGGVELRLPWLALEYVHGGAEGTTLEERVEFSVEQTGYAFDPDRADLALTCLASGLEAIHEVGVVHRDLSPHNVLCCGFGHDELFKIADFGIARPQGGAGTFAGIPGGTPGYAAPEQVRHGGAKVCPESDVFSLAAITFKLLTGEDLFSGGSVIDAAVLALAAERRSITKCKALCPELAERPGACAAIDRIIARGTAADPRHRPPTGWELVSGILRALRSGKRRSRPPRRRLESITDYSAPMRFGWTWRVRHQSGGSRILRCVAWDADGRGLAATTGGLVFWNGTGWVSVQVDGLPDAKAVRFVERVGAGTWLIGGDGAFIAHYSSDGATGFLRSDDPTVSFTHASGDLEDLAVLVAERPGEPPLLFGLASRRWMKPAALSRAKRVNSLARIDDEHWLIADKSKSGEGFAAIYSPLMFEVNLIAGGESELYTGCSGRADLGLGAAVGGGGRVIKVDDLATTSLQISDGPDLAAVAVDVGGRIWAASAGSIWLHEPGGSLPWKCVWQNDAWNVPFVGVFADVGRVVATARDGGVVEGRWEAK, encoded by the coding sequence ATGTTCATTGCCCCCGACGACGACCTCCTGCGCGGACTCGAGGGGGCCACCGTGCGTGCCCGCGCGCAGCCGGAGGTGGAATACCGCGTCGAACGCCGGGTCGGCTCCGGCAGCTACTCCATCGCGTTCTTCGCCCTGAGACGTTCACCCGACGGGGAGTCGCCCGTCGTCCTCAAGTTCGTGCGCCCGAGCCTCATGCGGGCTGCCGGTGAGATGGCGATCTTGGCCGTCGAGAAGGAGACTGTAGCGCTCGGGCGCTTGAACGAGCGCGTCCCGCCCACACCGTTCGTGGTGCGACTGCACGCGAGCGACGCCATCGACGTCGAGCAGGGCGGGGTCGAGCTGCGATTGCCGTGGCTCGCGCTCGAGTACGTGCATGGTGGGGCCGAGGGCACGACGCTGGAAGAGCGCGTGGAGTTCAGCGTCGAACAGACGGGCTACGCGTTCGATCCGGACCGCGCCGATCTCGCGCTGACCTGCCTGGCGAGCGGGCTCGAGGCGATCCACGAAGTGGGCGTCGTGCACCGCGATCTGTCACCGCACAACGTGCTGTGTTGCGGTTTCGGGCACGACGAGCTGTTCAAGATTGCGGACTTTGGCATCGCGCGCCCGCAGGGCGGAGCCGGAACCTTCGCCGGCATTCCCGGTGGCACGCCCGGCTATGCGGCACCAGAGCAAGTGCGCCACGGCGGCGCGAAGGTCTGCCCCGAGAGCGACGTGTTCAGCCTGGCCGCGATCACCTTCAAGCTGCTGACTGGAGAGGATCTCTTCTCGGGTGGTTCGGTCATCGATGCCGCCGTGCTGGCGCTGGCCGCCGAGCGGCGCAGCATCACCAAGTGCAAAGCGCTGTGTCCCGAGCTTGCGGAGCGGCCGGGCGCGTGCGCCGCCATCGACCGGATCATTGCCCGGGGAACCGCGGCAGATCCTCGGCACCGCCCACCCACCGGCTGGGAGCTGGTGTCGGGGATCTTGCGCGCACTGCGCTCGGGGAAACGCCGTTCTCGCCCGCCGCGCCGGCGGTTGGAGAGCATCACGGACTACTCCGCGCCGATGCGCTTCGGTTGGACCTGGCGCGTGCGACATCAGTCCGGGGGCAGCCGCATCTTGCGCTGTGTGGCCTGGGATGCCGACGGGCGCGGGCTCGCCGCGACGACCGGCGGGCTGGTCTTCTGGAACGGAACGGGCTGGGTGTCGGTTCAGGTCGATGGACTGCCCGACGCGAAGGCGGTGCGTTTCGTCGAGCGTGTCGGTGCGGGTACCTGGCTCATTGGCGGTGACGGCGCCTTCATCGCGCACTACTCGAGCGACGGTGCGACCGGGTTCCTGCGAAGCGACGATCCGACCGTATCGTTCACCCACGCCAGCGGCGATCTCGAAGACCTCGCGGTGCTCGTGGCTGAGCGCCCTGGCGAGCCCCCGCTTCTGTTCGGCCTGGCGTCACGACGCTGGATGAAACCCGCGGCGCTCTCCCGGGCGAAACGCGTCAACTCGCTGGCTCGCATCGACGACGAACATTGGTTAATCGCAGACAAATCGAAGTCAGGCGAGGGATTCGCAGCCATCTACAGCCCGTTGATGTTCGAAGTGAACTTGATCGCGGGGGGTGAGTCGGAGCTCTACACCGGCTGCTCGGGCCGCGCAGATCTGGGGCTCGGCGCCGCGGTCGGCGGCGGTGGGCGAGTGATCAAGGTCGACGATCTCGCGACGACCTCGCTACAGATCTCCGACGGTCCCGACCTGGCCGCGGTCGCGGTCGACGTGGGTGGGCGCATCTGGGCGGCAAGCGCCGGGAGCATCTGGCTGCACGAGCCCGGCGGCTCGCTGCCGTGGAAGTGTGTGTGGCAGAACGACGCCTGGAACGTGCCTTTTGTCGGGGTTTTTGCCGATGTGGGTCGGGTCGTGGCAACGGCCCGGGATGGCGGAGTGGTCGAGGGGCGCTGGGAAGCAAAGTAG
- the guaA gene encoding glutamine-hydrolyzing GMP synthase: MSDLEHDRIAVIDFGGQYAHLIATKVRHLHVLAEIRQPDDPIEAFAGYKGVILSGSPALASADEGAFTREVLDLPVPVLGFCFGHQEVAKRYGGQVEHCQREYGPARLTLLGASPIFAGVPPESTVWMSHGDTVVALGDGFAEIGTSLVPGDETPHRNAAIADDVRKRYGFQFHPEVDDSEFGEKMLENFAVHICGCKPTWTMSRYVEEEVDKIRRQAGEQGVFLLASGGVDSTVCAKLFAEALGPDHLHLLHVDNGLMRKDESRRVVESLRTLGVSKNLHFIDATDDFMASLEGLVEPEAKRRAIGDTYMRVFEREAKRLGLQAMLLGQGTIYPDTIETGGTKRADVIKTHHNRVPIIEQMIREGRVIEPLHELYKSEVRELGAKLQISDELLWRHPFPGPGLGIRLLCSDGSLPPGFEGAAESDALIQEILRPAGLTGHLLPVRSVGVKADLRSYEMPVWMAGDVSFERATESAARLFKRVPGINRAVLDLSGQKLDGVRPRAATVTRERLDLLQEADAIVMEALRHHGQLRVVWQCPTVAIPLEAGGRSGELIVVRPIHSERGMTAKPAELPGALLADMRRVLELSGVLALGLDITTKPPGTIEWE; encoded by the coding sequence ATGAGCGACCTCGAACACGATCGCATCGCAGTCATCGATTTCGGCGGTCAGTACGCCCACCTGATCGCGACCAAGGTTCGACACCTGCACGTGCTCGCGGAGATCCGACAGCCGGACGACCCCATCGAGGCGTTCGCAGGGTACAAGGGCGTCATCTTGTCGGGGAGCCCGGCGCTCGCGTCGGCCGACGAGGGCGCTTTCACTCGCGAGGTCCTGGACCTGCCGGTGCCAGTTCTGGGGTTCTGCTTCGGCCACCAGGAGGTCGCCAAGCGCTACGGGGGTCAGGTCGAACACTGTCAGCGCGAGTACGGTCCGGCGCGCCTCACTCTGCTCGGCGCCTCCCCGATCTTCGCGGGGGTCCCGCCGGAGTCGACGGTCTGGATGAGCCACGGGGACACCGTCGTTGCGCTGGGTGACGGCTTCGCAGAAATCGGCACGTCGCTGGTCCCCGGCGACGAGACCCCGCATCGGAACGCCGCGATCGCCGACGACGTGCGCAAGCGATACGGGTTTCAGTTTCATCCGGAGGTGGACGACAGCGAATTCGGCGAAAAGATGCTGGAAAACTTCGCCGTCCACATCTGCGGCTGCAAGCCGACCTGGACCATGTCGCGCTACGTCGAAGAGGAGGTCGACAAGATCCGTCGGCAAGCGGGCGAACAGGGTGTCTTCTTGCTGGCATCAGGCGGTGTCGACTCGACGGTGTGCGCGAAGCTATTTGCGGAGGCGCTGGGGCCCGACCACCTGCACCTGCTACACGTCGACAACGGACTGATGCGCAAGGACGAGAGTCGCCGAGTCGTGGAGTCTTTGCGTACCCTCGGGGTGTCGAAGAACCTGCACTTCATCGACGCGACGGACGATTTCATGGCGAGCCTGGAAGGGTTGGTGGAGCCAGAGGCCAAGCGCCGAGCAATCGGCGACACATACATGCGCGTCTTCGAGCGCGAAGCCAAACGCCTTGGGCTGCAGGCCATGCTCCTGGGCCAGGGCACGATTTACCCCGACACGATCGAGACGGGGGGCACGAAGCGCGCCGATGTCATCAAGACCCACCACAACCGGGTGCCGATCATCGAGCAGATGATCCGCGAGGGGCGTGTGATTGAACCGCTCCACGAACTGTACAAATCCGAAGTGCGCGAGCTCGGAGCGAAGCTGCAGATTTCCGACGAGCTCTTGTGGCGGCATCCGTTTCCCGGTCCCGGGCTCGGCATTCGGCTCCTGTGCTCGGACGGCAGCCTGCCGCCAGGCTTCGAGGGCGCGGCGGAGAGCGACGCACTGATCCAGGAGATCTTGCGCCCTGCCGGGCTGACCGGACACCTCTTGCCGGTGCGCTCCGTCGGCGTGAAGGCGGACCTTCGCAGCTACGAGATGCCGGTCTGGATGGCCGGGGACGTCAGCTTCGAGCGGGCGACGGAGAGCGCGGCGCGGTTGTTCAAGCGGGTGCCCGGCATCAACCGTGCGGTGCTCGATCTATCGGGGCAGAAGCTCGACGGGGTGCGCCCTCGCGCGGCGACGGTGACCCGGGAGCGCCTCGATTTGCTCCAGGAAGCGGACGCCATCGTGATGGAAGCGCTGCGGCACCACGGGCAACTTCGCGTGGTTTGGCAGTGTCCAACCGTCGCGATTCCGCTCGAGGCCGGGGGACGGAGCGGTGAGTTGATCGTCGTCCGGCCAATCCACTCCGAGCGCGGCATGACCGCGAAACCCGCCGAGTTGCCGGGGGCGCTGCTCGCCGACATGCGCCGAGTGCTCGAGCTGTCGGGTGTGCTCGCATTGGGGTTGGACATCACGACCAAACCCCCCGGCACCATCGAGTGGGAGTAG
- a CDS encoding ubiquinol-cytochrome c reductase iron-sulfur subunit — MGADEPEGGQPRRDFLNLAISGTAAALGVMAVYPVGKFLTPRDEAGAKTATLGEVERFLRGTAKTVLVGDRPALVLRLDDGSFRAFSALCTHLQCVVAYAPERKQIECPCHRGVYSVEGQNVSGPPPKPLDTLAVAVVNGIVTVSEA, encoded by the coding sequence ATGGGCGCCGACGAGCCGGAGGGTGGACAGCCTCGCCGCGATTTTCTCAACCTCGCGATCTCGGGGACAGCTGCGGCGTTGGGGGTGATGGCCGTCTACCCCGTCGGCAAGTTCCTCACACCCAGGGATGAGGCCGGCGCGAAGACGGCCACATTGGGCGAGGTCGAGCGGTTTTTGCGAGGAACCGCCAAAACCGTTCTGGTCGGCGATCGGCCGGCGCTGGTGCTGCGACTCGACGACGGTTCGTTCCGCGCCTTCAGTGCCCTGTGCACGCATCTGCAGTGTGTGGTCGCGTACGCACCGGAGCGCAAACAGATCGAGTGCCCCTGCCACCGCGGGGTCTACTCGGTCGAAGGTCAGAACGTGTCGGGCCCGCCACCCAAGCCGCTGGACACGCTGGCGGTCGCCGTGGTGAACGGCATCGTCACGGTCAGCGAGGCGTGA
- a CDS encoding PD40 domain-containing protein: MTSVSASCTQNEQIGGQEEMHPMPDFRPIAALLIVGSALWGSVSCSQRKVESEGSYFDRKIAPILTGSCVTSPTGSQCHITQDERGNALGNLDTSSYEMVAKRRDLLAKYGPYGMPALLAKAVAPQTLKLTHYDGTDTVITTDIPHAGGSILDSGSAAFQTILKWLDRGANENNSESSSPKVDRDPCVEAIGKDALFDSSTDPTKPDYQVFVEKVNPWLVKNCAAGNCHGSTEAAFPLSCGKTDKQKRWNYFSASDYVALSPQFSELLTRPLSPKFGGVYHEGGWVFDSTDDADYKAVLEWASSHGGPTNIPADAGFDFFAKRVQPMLVKRGCVLLGCHSSPVFNKFRPRPPSAGHFAIASTRHNYEEVLKQVALESPDPNAGRLVRKNLIPGPAGPGIKHRGGSLFAEGGDPSACDLVAAETGPLDAQTPYCVLVAWIAKERAERMKALPPLQGIVFVKRAPVTQPETMQDWETYLPGADLRWVDASLDATGAISSGGGEKSLLAGCGLTATSADVRRPGVSWDGKKIAFAARSGATDPFKIYVMNADGSACAPDPVINAPPTDTAGAPLPDNGLAIHNLDPAYAPDGTLAFASSRGNILKGHLFPGPHRSAADPAQLNANIYVLENGKIRQMTFLSNQELYPAYEINGQMLMTAEKRQPGFYQLAARRINLDGGDYHPLFGQRATLGHLQLTETSQLLDQNFVGIASDRGAAHLAGSLVVINRSLGPDNVSQDPDDYAEDPDAVEYGNTPFFQRSLSVVDPAATGKVGAKTQGAYRNPSPLPNGDILVSYAANVVDLANFSGNFDVVAVDPSTRQRTPLAGLSDPNADEIWPVAVYGRVDRGVFRTTPGGDSVFHGVVYAEDDDQKRTDRFQLTIVDFPMIASLLFQSSRSGRHINEDMKSFDAWASLPPDTETSLNDPSPYIVEDQYGKVYARRVKVGTVPLLSDGSVKLQAPAGFPVVLAVEQQLKGESKPTLHHQREEIQFYPGEWLTLSFRREVFNNFCGGCHGPTTGKEFDITIKPDIVSHASVSEARHADPVDATGGKLDQIMGPPFP, translated from the coding sequence ATGACATCCGTCAGCGCCAGCTGTACCCAAAACGAGCAGATTGGAGGTCAGGAGGAGATGCACCCAATGCCGGACTTCCGCCCCATCGCTGCCTTGTTGATTGTCGGCTCTGCCCTCTGGGGCAGCGTGAGCTGCAGCCAGCGCAAGGTCGAGTCCGAGGGCAGCTACTTCGATCGAAAGATCGCGCCCATCCTCACTGGCTCTTGTGTGACGAGTCCGACCGGGTCTCAGTGCCACATCACCCAAGACGAGCGCGGGAACGCTCTCGGTAATCTGGACACGAGCAGCTACGAGATGGTCGCGAAGCGCCGCGACTTGCTCGCCAAGTATGGCCCCTACGGCATGCCCGCACTGCTTGCCAAGGCGGTCGCGCCGCAGACGCTCAAGCTGACTCACTACGATGGCACCGACACCGTCATCACGACCGACATTCCCCACGCCGGCGGCTCGATCCTGGACAGCGGGTCGGCTGCCTTTCAGACCATCCTGAAGTGGCTCGATCGCGGAGCCAACGAGAACAACTCCGAGTCCTCGTCGCCCAAGGTCGATCGCGATCCGTGCGTAGAGGCCATCGGCAAAGACGCGCTGTTCGACTCCAGCACGGACCCGACGAAGCCGGACTATCAGGTCTTCGTAGAAAAAGTGAACCCGTGGCTCGTCAAGAATTGCGCAGCGGGGAACTGTCACGGCTCCACCGAGGCGGCGTTTCCGCTCTCGTGCGGCAAGACCGACAAACAGAAGCGCTGGAACTACTTCTCGGCGAGCGACTACGTCGCGCTGTCGCCGCAGTTCAGCGAGCTCTTGACCCGCCCGTTGAGCCCAAAGTTCGGCGGCGTCTACCACGAGGGCGGCTGGGTGTTCGATTCCACCGACGACGCCGACTACAAAGCGGTGCTCGAGTGGGCGAGCTCTCACGGTGGCCCCACCAACATTCCTGCCGACGCGGGTTTCGACTTCTTCGCCAAGCGGGTCCAGCCCATGCTGGTCAAGCGCGGCTGTGTGCTGCTCGGGTGCCACTCGTCGCCTGTCTTCAACAAGTTTCGGCCGCGCCCGCCGAGTGCCGGGCACTTCGCTATCGCCTCGACTCGCCACAACTACGAGGAGGTGCTGAAACAGGTCGCGCTGGAGTCACCGGATCCGAACGCCGGGCGGCTCGTGCGCAAGAACCTGATTCCCGGCCCTGCCGGTCCTGGGATCAAACACCGTGGCGGTAGCCTGTTTGCTGAGGGCGGGGATCCGAGCGCCTGTGACCTGGTCGCGGCGGAGACCGGGCCGCTCGACGCGCAGACCCCGTACTGCGTGCTGGTCGCGTGGATTGCGAAGGAGCGCGCGGAGCGCATGAAGGCTTTGCCGCCGCTCCAGGGCATCGTCTTCGTGAAGCGCGCTCCGGTGACGCAGCCGGAGACGATGCAAGATTGGGAGACGTACTTGCCCGGCGCCGATCTGCGCTGGGTGGATGCTTCGCTGGACGCTACCGGCGCGATCAGCTCCGGTGGCGGCGAGAAGAGCCTACTCGCAGGCTGCGGGCTCACGGCGACCAGCGCTGATGTGCGCCGCCCGGGCGTGTCCTGGGACGGAAAGAAGATCGCGTTTGCGGCGCGCAGTGGCGCCACCGACCCCTTCAAGATCTACGTCATGAACGCCGACGGCTCGGCATGCGCGCCGGATCCTGTGATCAACGCCCCGCCGACGGACACCGCGGGTGCCCCCCTTCCGGACAACGGTCTCGCGATTCACAACCTCGACCCGGCGTACGCGCCGGACGGCACGCTGGCCTTTGCGTCGAGTCGCGGCAACATCTTGAAGGGCCACCTGTTCCCGGGGCCGCATCGCTCGGCGGCCGATCCCGCCCAGCTGAACGCCAACATCTACGTGCTCGAGAACGGCAAGATCAGGCAAATGACCTTCCTCTCGAACCAGGAACTCTACCCTGCATACGAGATCAACGGGCAGATGCTGATGACGGCGGAGAAGCGTCAGCCGGGGTTCTATCAGCTCGCTGCGCGTCGCATCAATCTGGATGGCGGGGACTACCACCCGCTGTTTGGGCAGCGCGCGACCTTGGGTCACTTGCAGCTGACCGAGACGTCGCAGTTGCTCGATCAGAACTTCGTGGGTATCGCGAGCGATCGCGGAGCAGCGCACCTGGCGGGTTCGCTGGTGGTGATCAACCGGTCTCTCGGACCCGACAACGTGAGTCAGGATCCCGACGACTACGCGGAGGACCCGGATGCCGTCGAGTACGGCAATACGCCATTTTTCCAGCGGTCGCTGAGCGTGGTCGACCCGGCCGCTACCGGGAAAGTCGGCGCCAAGACCCAGGGCGCTTACCGCAATCCATCGCCGCTACCGAACGGCGACATCCTGGTGAGCTACGCCGCCAACGTGGTGGACCTGGCCAACTTCAGCGGCAACTTCGACGTCGTCGCGGTCGACCCATCCACGCGACAGCGCACCCCACTCGCCGGTCTCTCGGATCCGAACGCCGACGAGATCTGGCCGGTCGCGGTCTACGGCCGCGTTGACCGCGGCGTGTTCCGCACGACCCCCGGCGGTGACTCGGTCTTCCACGGTGTCGTGTACGCCGAGGACGACGACCAGAAGCGCACCGATCGTTTTCAGCTCACGATCGTGGACTTTCCCATGATCGCCAGCTTGCTGTTCCAGAGCAGCCGCTCCGGGCGGCACATCAACGAAGACATGAAATCGTTCGATGCTTGGGCCAGCTTGCCGCCGGACACAGAGACGAGCTTGAACGATCCGAGCCCGTACATCGTCGAGGACCAGTACGGAAAGGTCTACGCACGTCGAGTCAAGGTTGGAACCGTGCCACTGCTCTCGGACGGCTCTGTGAAGCTGCAGGCTCCGGCGGGTTTTCCGGTCGTCTTGGCCGTCGAGCAGCAATTGAAAGGTGAGAGTAAGCCGACGCTCCACCATCAGCGCGAGGAGATCCAGTTCTACCCGGGCGAGTGGCTGACGCTGTCGTTCCGACGCGAGGTGTTCAACAACTTCTGCGGTGGCTGCCACGGCCCCACGACTGGCAAGGAGTTCGACATCACGATCAAGCCGGACATCGTCAGCCACGCTTCCGTTTCGGAGGCCCGGCATGCCGATCCCGTCGACGCGACCGGGGGCAAGCTCGACCAGATCATGGGCCCGCCGTTCCCGTGA
- a CDS encoding cytochrome c3 family protein yields the protein MTRWLAVLAVAVLSAVACHGEEGRRESATARPGPNARNAGVEPRSQMLPAYPCSGCHAGRAARTKRYELKEFHEVRNHEFSHGEDAFWCYQCHSSKDIDKLVTATGDPVSFDEAPKICTSCHGDKLEAWRNGTHGLIVGNWNGERIKKACPACHDPHDPRYPSLKPEQKPAPHKGLRAL from the coding sequence GTGACGCGCTGGTTGGCGGTGCTCGCGGTGGCGGTGCTGTCAGCCGTCGCGTGCCACGGTGAGGAAGGGCGGCGCGAGAGCGCGACGGCGCGACCCGGACCCAACGCTCGAAACGCAGGCGTGGAACCGCGCTCCCAGATGCTCCCTGCGTATCCCTGCTCCGGGTGCCACGCCGGCCGCGCCGCGCGAACCAAGCGCTACGAGCTCAAGGAGTTCCACGAGGTGCGCAACCACGAGTTCTCGCACGGGGAAGACGCCTTCTGGTGCTACCAGTGCCACTCGAGCAAGGACATCGACAAGCTCGTCACCGCCACCGGAGACCCCGTGTCGTTCGACGAGGCGCCCAAGATCTGCACCTCGTGCCACGGCGACAAACTCGAGGCGTGGCGCAACGGCACCCACGGCCTAATCGTCGGCAATTGGAACGGCGAGCGCATCAAGAAGGCCTGCCCTGCCTGTCACGACCCGCACGACCCGCGTTACCCGTCGCTCAAACCCGAGCAGAAACCCGCGCCCCACAAGGGCCTCCGGGCGCTCTGA